The Macaca nemestrina isolate mMacNem1 chromosome 12, mMacNem.hap1, whole genome shotgun sequence genome contains a region encoding:
- the LOC105471682 gene encoding MAP kinase-activating death domain protein isoform X1 encodes MVQKKKFCPRLLDYLVIVGARHPSSDSVAQTPELLRRYPLEDHAEFPLPPDVVFFCQPEGCLSVRQRRMSLRDDTSFVFTLTDKDTGVTRYGICVNFYRSFQKRIPKEKGEGGAGSHGKEGTRATCASEEGGTESSESGSSRQPPSADSTPDVNQSPRGKRRAKAGSRSRNSTLTSLCVLSHYPFFSTFRECLYTLKRLVDCCSERLLGKKLGIPRGVQRDTMWRIFTGSLLVEEKSSALLHDLREIEAWIYRLLRSPVPVSGQKRVDIEVLPQELQPALTFALPDPSRFTLVDFPLHLPLELLGVDACLQVLTCILLEHKVVLQSRDYNALSMSVMAFVAMIYPLEYMFPVIPLLPTCMASAEQLLLAPTPYIIGVPASFFLYKLDFKMPDDVWLVDLDSNRVIAPTNAEVLPILPEPESLELKKHLKQALASMSLNTQPILNLEKFHEGQEIPLLLGRPSNDLQSTPSTEFNPLIYGNDVDSVDVATRVAMVRFFNSANVLQGFQMHTRTLRLFPRPVVAFQAGSFLASRPRQTPFAEKLARTQAVEYFGEWILNPTNYAFQRIHNNMFDPALIGDKPKWYAHQLQPIHYRVYDSNSQLAEALSVPPERDSDSEPTDDSGSDSMDYDDSSSSYSSLGDFVSEMMKCDINGDTPNVDPLTHAALGDASEVEIDELQNQKEAEEPGLDSENSQENPPLRSSSSTTASSSPSTIIHGANSEPADSTEMDDKAAVGVSKPLPSVPPSIGKSNVDRRQAEIGEGSVRRRIYDNPYFEPQYGFPPEEDEDEQGESYTPRFSQHVSGNRAQKLLRPNSLRLASDSDAESDSRASSPNSTVSNTSTEGFGGIMSFASSLYRNHSTSFSLSNLTLPTKGVREKATPFPSLKVFGLNTLMEIVTEAGPGSGEGNRRALVDQKSSVIKHSPTVKREPPSPQGRSSNSSENQQFLKEVVHNVLDGQGVGWLNMKKVRRLLESEQLRVFVLSKLNRTVQSEDDARQDIIPDVEVSRKVYKGMLDLLKCTILSLEQSYAHAGLGGMASIFGLLEIAQTHYYSKEPDKRKRSPTESVNTPVGKDPGLAGRGDPKAMAQLRVPQVGPRAPSATGKGPKELDTRSLKEENFIASIELWNKHQEVKKQKALEKQRPEVIKPVFDLGETEEKKSQISADSGVSLTSSSQRTDQDSVISVSPAVMIRSSSQDSEVSTVVSNSSGETLGADSDLSSNAGDGPGGEGSVHLASSRGTLSDSEIETNSATSTIFGKAHSLKPSVKEKLAGSPIRTSEDVSQRVYLYEGLLGRDKGSMWDQLEDAAMETFSISKERSTLWDQMQFWEDAFLDAVMLEREGMGMDQGPQEMIDRYLSLGEHDRKRLEDDEDRLLATLLHNLISYMLLMKVNKNDIRKKVRRLMGKSHIGLVYSQQINEVLDQLANLNGRDLSIWSSGSRHMKKQTFVVHAGTDTNGDIFFMEVCDDCVVLRSNIGTVYERWWYEKLINMTYCPKTKVLCLWRRNGSETQLNKFYTKKCRELYYCVKDSMERAAARQQSIKPGPELGGEFPVQDMKTGEGGLLQVTLEGINLKFMHNQVFIELNHIKKCNTVRGVFVLEEFVPEIKEVVSHKYKTPMAHEICYSVLCLFSYVAAVRSSEEDLRTPPRPVSS; translated from the exons GCACCCGAGCAGTGACAGCGTGGCCCAGACTCCTGAACTGCTACGACGATACCCCTTAGAGGATCACGCTGAGTTTCCCCTGCCCCCAGACGTCGTGTTCTTCTGTCAGCCCGAGGGCTGCCTGAGCGTGCGGCAGCGGCGCATGAGCCTCCGGGATGATACCTCTTTTGTCTTCACCCTCACTGACAAGGACACTGGAGTCACGCGATACGGCATCTGTGTTAACTTCTACCGCTCCTTCCAGAAGCGAATCCCTaaggagaagggggaaggggggGCAGGGTCCCATGGGAAGGAAGGAACCCGCGCCACCTGTGCCTCAGAAGAGGGTGGCACTGAGAGCTCAGAGAGTGGCTCATCCCGGCAGCCTCCCAGTGCCGACTCTACCCCTGATGTGAACCAGTCTCCTCGGGGCAAACGCCGGGCCAAGGCGGGGAGCCGCTCCCGCAACAGTACTCTCACGTCCCTGTGTGTGCTCAGTCACTACCCTTTTTTCTCCACCTTCCGAGAGTGTCTGTATACCCTCAAGCGCCTGGTGGACTGCTGTAGTGAGCGCCTGCTGGGCAAGAAGCTGGGCATCCCTCGAGGTGTACAAAG GGACACCATGTGGCGGATCTTTACTGGATCGCTGCTGGTGGAGGAGAAGTCAAGTGCCCTTCTGCATGACCTTCGGGAGATTGAGGCCTGGATCTATCGATTGCTGCGCTCCCCAGTACCCGTCTCTGGGCAGAAGCGAGTAGACATCGAGGTCCTACCCCAAGAGCTCCAGCCAGCTCTGACCTTTGCTCTTCCAGACCCATCTCGATTCACCCTAGTGGATTTCCCACTGCACCTTCCCTTGGAACTTCTAGGTGTGGACGCCTGTCTCCAGGTGCTAACCTGCATTCTGTTAGAGCATAAG GTGGTGCTACAGTCTCGAGACTACAATGCACTCTCCATGTCTGTGATGGCATTCGTGGCAATGATCTATCCACTGGAGTATATGTTTCCTGTCATCCCGCTGCTTCCCACCTGCATGGCATCAGCAGAGCAG CTGCTGTTGGCTCCAACTCCGTACATCATTGGGGTTCCTGCCAGCTTCTTCCTCTACAAACTGGACTTCAAAATGCCTGATGATGTATGGCTAGTGGATCTGGACAGCAACAGG GTGATTGCCCCCACCAATGCAGAAGTGCTGCCTATTCTGCCAGAACCAGAGTCACTAGagctgaaaaagcatttaaagCAG GCCTTGGCCAGCATGAGCCTCAACACCCAGCCCATCCTCAATCTGGAGAAATTTCATGAGGGCCAGGAGATACCCCTTCTCTTGGGAAGGCCTTCTAATGACCTGCAGTCCACACCGTCCACTGAATTCAACCCGCTTATCTATGGCAACGATGTGGATTCTGTGGATGTTGCAACCAG GGTCGCCATGGTACGGTTCTTCAACTCTGCCAACGTGCTGCAGGGATTTCAGATGCACACACGTACCCTGCGCCTCTTCCCTCGGCCTGTGGTAGCTTTTCAAGCTGGCTCCTTTCTAGCCTCACGTCCCCGCCAGACTCCTTTTGCCGAGAAATTGGCCAGGACTCAAGCTGTGGAGTACTTTGGGGAATGGATCCTTAACCCCACCAACTATGCCTTTCAGCGAATTCACAACA ATATGTTTGATCCAGCCCTGATTGGTGACAAGCCGAAGTGGTATGCTCATCAGCTGCAGCCTATCCACTATCGCGTCTATGACAGCAATTCCCAGCTGGCTGAGGCCCTGAGTGTACCACCAGAGCGGGACTCTGACTCCGAACCTACTGATGATAG TGGCAGTGATAGTATGGATTATGACGATTCAAGCTCTTCTTACTCCTCCCTTGGTGACTTTGTCAGTGAAATGATGAAATGTGACATTAATGGTGATACTCCCA ATGTGGACCCTCTCACGCATGCAGCACTGGGGGATGCCAGCGAGGTGGAGATTGATGAGCTGCAGAATCAGAAGGAAGCAGAAGAGCCTGGCCTAGACAGTGAGAACTCTCAGGAAAACCCCCCACTGCGCTCCAGCTCCAGCACCACTGCCAGCAGCAGCCCCAGCACCATCATCCACGGAGCCAACTCT GAACCTGCTGACTCTACGGAGATGGATGATAAGGCAGCAGTAGGCGTCTCCAAGCCCCTCCCTTCCGTGCCTCCCAGCATTGGCAAGTCGAACGTGGACAGACGTCAGGCAGAAATTGGAGAGGGGTCAGTGCGCCGACGAATCTATGACAATCCATACTTCGAGCCCCAATATGGCTTTCCCCCTGAGGAAGATGAGGATGAGCAGGGGGAAAGTTACACTCCCCGATTCAGCCAACATGTCAGTGGCAATCG GGCTCAAAAGCTGCTGCGGCCCAACAGCTTGAGACTGGCAAGTGACTCAGATGCAGAGTCAGACTCTCGGGCAAGCTCTCCCAACTCCACCGTCTCCAACACCAGCACCGAGGGCTTCGGGGGCATCATGTCTTTTGCCA GCAGCCTCTATCGGAACCACAGTACCAGCTTCAGTCTTTCAAACCTCACACTGCCCACCAAAGGTGTCCGAGAGAAGGCCACACCCTTCCCCAGTCTGAAAG TATTTGGGCTAAATACTCTAATGGAGATTGTTACTGAAGCCGGCCCCGGGAGTGGTGAAG GAAACAGGAGGGCGTTAGTGGATCAGAAGTCATCTGTCATTAAACACAGCCCAACAGTGAAAAGAGAACCTCCATCACCCCAGGGTCGATCCAGCAATTCTAG TGAGAACCAGCAGTTCCTGAAGGAGGTGGTACACAACGTGCTGGACGGCCAGGGAGTTGGCTGGCTCAACATGAAAAAGGTGCGCCGGCTCCTGGAGAGCGAGCAACTGCGAGTCTTTGTCCTGAGCAAGCTGAACCGTACGGTGCAGTCAGAGGACGATGCCCGGCAGGACATTATCCCGGATGTG GAGGTCAGTCGGAAGGTGTACAAGGGAATGTTAGACCTCCTCAAGTGTACAATCCTCAGCCTGGAGCAGTCCTATGCTCATGCGGGTCTGGGTGGCATGGCCAGCATCTTTGGGCTTCTGGAGATCGCCCAGACCCACTACTATAGTAAAG aacCAGACAAGCGGAAGAGAAGTCCAACAGAAAGTGTAAATACCCCAGTTGGCAAGGATCCTGGCCTAGCTGGGCGGGGGGACCCAAAGGCTATGGCACAGCTGAGAGTTCCCCAGGTGGGACCTCGGGCACCAAGTGCCACAGGAAAGGGTCCTAAGGAACTGGACACCAGAagtttaaaggaagaaaattttataGCGTCTATTG AATTGTGGAACAAGCACCAGGAAGTGAAAAAGCAAAAAGCTTTGGAAAAACAGA GGCCTGAAGTAATCAAACCTGTCTTTGACCTTGGTGAGACAGAGGAGAAAAAGTCCCAGATCAGCGCAGACAGTGGTGTGAGCCTGACGTCTAGTTCCCAG AGGACTGATCAAGACTCTGTCATCAGCGTGAGTCCAGCTGTTATGATCCGCAGCTCAAGTCAGGATTCTGAAGTTAGCACCGTG gtGAGTAATAGCTCTGGAGAGACTCTTGGAGCTGACAGTGACTTAAGCAGCAATGCAGGTGACGGACCAGGTGGCGAGGGCAGTGTTCACCTGGCAAGCTCTCGGGGCACTTTGTCTGATAGTGAAATTGAGACCAACTCTGCTACAAGCACCATCTTT GGTAAAGCCCATAGCTTGAAGCCAAGCGTAAAGGAGAAGCTGGCAGGCAGCCCCATTCGCACTTCTGAAGATGTGAGCCAGCGAGTCTATCTCTATGAGGGACTCCTAG GAAGGGACAAAGGATCCATGTGGGACCAGTTAGAGGATGCAGCTATGGAGACCTTTTCTATAA GCAAAGAGCGTTCTACTTTATGGGACCAAATGCAATTCTGGGAAGATGCCTTCTTAGATGCTGTGATGTTGGAGAGAGAAGGCATGGGTATGGACCAGGGTCCCCAGGAAATGATCGACAG GTACCTGTCCCTGGGAGAACATGACCGGAAGCGCCTGGAAGATGATGAAGATCGCTTGCTGGCCACCCTTTTGCACAACCTCATCTCCTACATGCTGCTGATGAAG GTAAATAAGAATGACATCCGCAAGAAGGTGAGGCGCCTAATGGGAAAGTCGCACATTGGGCTTGTGTACAGCCAGCAAATCAATGAGGTGCTTGATCAGCTGGCGAACCTG AATGGACGCGATCTCTCTATCTGGTCCAGTGGCAGCCGGCATATGAAGAAGCAGACATTTGTGGTACATGCAGGGACAGATACAAATGGAGATATCTTTTTCATGGAG GTGTGCGATGACTGTGTGGTGTTGCGTAGTAACATCGGAACAGTATATGAGCGCTGGTGGTACGAGAAGCTCATCAACATGACCTACTGTCCCAAGACCAAGGTGTTGTGCTTGTGGCGTAGAAATGGCTCTGAGACCCAGCTCAACAAGTTCTATACTAAAAAG TGTCGGGAGCTGTACTACTGTGTGAAGGACAGCATGGAGCGCGCTGCCGCCCGACAGCAAAGCATCAAACCCG GACCTGAATTGGGTGGCGAGTTCCCTGTGCAGGACATGAAGACTGGTGAGGGTGGCCTGCTGCAGGTCACCCTGGAAGGGATCAACCTCAAGTTTATGCACAATCAG GTTTTCATAGAGCTGAATCACATTAAAAAGTGCAATACAGTTCGAGGCGTCTTTGTCCTGGAGGAATTTG
- the LOC105471682 gene encoding MAP kinase-activating death domain protein isoform X20: MVQKKKFCPRLLDYLVIVGARHPSSDSVAQTPELLRRYPLEDHAEFPLPPDVVFFCQPEGCLSVRQRRMSLRDDTSFVFTLTDKDTGVTRYGICVNFYRSFQKRIPKEKGEGGAGSHGKEGTRATCASEEGGTESSESGSSRQPPSADSTPDVNQSPRGKRRAKAGSRSRNSTLTSLCVLSHYPFFSTFRECLYTLKRLVDCCSERLLGKKLGIPRGVQRDTMWRIFTGSLLVEEKSSALLHDLREIEAWIYRLLRSPVPVSGQKRVDIEVLPQELQPALTFALPDPSRFTLVDFPLHLPLELLGVDACLQVLTCILLEHKVVLQSRDYNALSMSVMAFVAMIYPLEYMFPVIPLLPTCMASAEQLLLAPTPYIIGVPASFFLYKLDFKMPDDVWLVDLDSNRVIAPTNAEVLPILPEPESLELKKHLKQALASMSLNTQPILNLEKFHEGQEIPLLLGRPSNDLQSTPSTEFNPLIYGNDVDSVDVATRVAMVRFFNSANVLQGFQMHTRTLRLFPRPVVAFQAGSFLASRPRQTPFAEKLARTQAVEYFGEWILNPTNYAFQRIHNNMFDPALIGDKPKWYAHQLQPIHYRVYDSNSQLAEALSVPPERDSDSEPTDDSGSDSMDYDDSSSSYSSLGDFVSEMMKCDINGDTPNVDPLTHAALGDASEVEIDELQNQKEAEEPGLDSENSQENPPLRSSSSTTASSSPSTIIHGANSEPADSTEMDDKAAVGVSKPLPSVPPSIGKSNVDRRQAEIGEGAQKLLRPNSLRLASDSDAESDSRASSPNSTVSNTSTEGFGGIMSFASSLYRNHSTSFSLSNLTLPTKGVREKATPFPSLKVFGLNTLMEIVTEAGPGSGEGNRRALVDQKSSVIKHSPTVKREPPSPQGRSSNSSENQQFLKEVVHNVLDGQGVGWLNMKKVRRLLESEQLRVFVLSKLNRTVQSEDDARQDIIPDVEVSRKVYKGMLDLLKCTILSLEQSYAHAGLGGMASIFGLLEIAQTHYYSKEPDKRKRSPTESVNTPVGKDPGLAGRGDPKAMAQLRVPQVGPRAPSATGKGPKELDTRSLKEENFIASIGPEVIKPVFDLGETEEKKSQISADSGVSLTSSSQRTDQDSVISVSPAVMIRSSSQDSEVSNSSGETLGADSDLSSNAGDGPGGEGSVHLASSRGTLSDSEIETNSATSTIFGKAHSLKPSVKEKLAGSPIRTSEDVSQRVYLYEGLLGRDKGSMWDQLEDAAMETFSISKERSTLWDQMQFWEDAFLDAVMLEREGMGMDQGPQEMIDRYLSLGEHDRKRLEDDEDRLLATLLHNLISYMLLMKVNKNDIRKKVRRLMGKSHIGLVYSQQINEVLDQLANLNGRDLSIWSSGSRHMKKQTFVVHAGTDTNGDIFFMEVCDDCVVLRSNIGTVYERWWYEKLINMTYCPKTKVLCLWRRNGSETQLNKFYTKKCRELYYCVKDSMERAAARQQSIKPGPELGGEFPVQDMKTGEGGLLQVTLEGINLKFMHNQVFIELNHIKKCNTVRGVFVLEEFVPEIKEVVSHKYKTPMAHEICYSVLCLFSYVAAVRSSEEDLRTPPRPVSS; the protein is encoded by the exons GCACCCGAGCAGTGACAGCGTGGCCCAGACTCCTGAACTGCTACGACGATACCCCTTAGAGGATCACGCTGAGTTTCCCCTGCCCCCAGACGTCGTGTTCTTCTGTCAGCCCGAGGGCTGCCTGAGCGTGCGGCAGCGGCGCATGAGCCTCCGGGATGATACCTCTTTTGTCTTCACCCTCACTGACAAGGACACTGGAGTCACGCGATACGGCATCTGTGTTAACTTCTACCGCTCCTTCCAGAAGCGAATCCCTaaggagaagggggaaggggggGCAGGGTCCCATGGGAAGGAAGGAACCCGCGCCACCTGTGCCTCAGAAGAGGGTGGCACTGAGAGCTCAGAGAGTGGCTCATCCCGGCAGCCTCCCAGTGCCGACTCTACCCCTGATGTGAACCAGTCTCCTCGGGGCAAACGCCGGGCCAAGGCGGGGAGCCGCTCCCGCAACAGTACTCTCACGTCCCTGTGTGTGCTCAGTCACTACCCTTTTTTCTCCACCTTCCGAGAGTGTCTGTATACCCTCAAGCGCCTGGTGGACTGCTGTAGTGAGCGCCTGCTGGGCAAGAAGCTGGGCATCCCTCGAGGTGTACAAAG GGACACCATGTGGCGGATCTTTACTGGATCGCTGCTGGTGGAGGAGAAGTCAAGTGCCCTTCTGCATGACCTTCGGGAGATTGAGGCCTGGATCTATCGATTGCTGCGCTCCCCAGTACCCGTCTCTGGGCAGAAGCGAGTAGACATCGAGGTCCTACCCCAAGAGCTCCAGCCAGCTCTGACCTTTGCTCTTCCAGACCCATCTCGATTCACCCTAGTGGATTTCCCACTGCACCTTCCCTTGGAACTTCTAGGTGTGGACGCCTGTCTCCAGGTGCTAACCTGCATTCTGTTAGAGCATAAG GTGGTGCTACAGTCTCGAGACTACAATGCACTCTCCATGTCTGTGATGGCATTCGTGGCAATGATCTATCCACTGGAGTATATGTTTCCTGTCATCCCGCTGCTTCCCACCTGCATGGCATCAGCAGAGCAG CTGCTGTTGGCTCCAACTCCGTACATCATTGGGGTTCCTGCCAGCTTCTTCCTCTACAAACTGGACTTCAAAATGCCTGATGATGTATGGCTAGTGGATCTGGACAGCAACAGG GTGATTGCCCCCACCAATGCAGAAGTGCTGCCTATTCTGCCAGAACCAGAGTCACTAGagctgaaaaagcatttaaagCAG GCCTTGGCCAGCATGAGCCTCAACACCCAGCCCATCCTCAATCTGGAGAAATTTCATGAGGGCCAGGAGATACCCCTTCTCTTGGGAAGGCCTTCTAATGACCTGCAGTCCACACCGTCCACTGAATTCAACCCGCTTATCTATGGCAACGATGTGGATTCTGTGGATGTTGCAACCAG GGTCGCCATGGTACGGTTCTTCAACTCTGCCAACGTGCTGCAGGGATTTCAGATGCACACACGTACCCTGCGCCTCTTCCCTCGGCCTGTGGTAGCTTTTCAAGCTGGCTCCTTTCTAGCCTCACGTCCCCGCCAGACTCCTTTTGCCGAGAAATTGGCCAGGACTCAAGCTGTGGAGTACTTTGGGGAATGGATCCTTAACCCCACCAACTATGCCTTTCAGCGAATTCACAACA ATATGTTTGATCCAGCCCTGATTGGTGACAAGCCGAAGTGGTATGCTCATCAGCTGCAGCCTATCCACTATCGCGTCTATGACAGCAATTCCCAGCTGGCTGAGGCCCTGAGTGTACCACCAGAGCGGGACTCTGACTCCGAACCTACTGATGATAG TGGCAGTGATAGTATGGATTATGACGATTCAAGCTCTTCTTACTCCTCCCTTGGTGACTTTGTCAGTGAAATGATGAAATGTGACATTAATGGTGATACTCCCA ATGTGGACCCTCTCACGCATGCAGCACTGGGGGATGCCAGCGAGGTGGAGATTGATGAGCTGCAGAATCAGAAGGAAGCAGAAGAGCCTGGCCTAGACAGTGAGAACTCTCAGGAAAACCCCCCACTGCGCTCCAGCTCCAGCACCACTGCCAGCAGCAGCCCCAGCACCATCATCCACGGAGCCAACTCT GAACCTGCTGACTCTACGGAGATGGATGATAAGGCAGCAGTAGGCGTCTCCAAGCCCCTCCCTTCCGTGCCTCCCAGCATTGGCAAGTCGAACGTGGACAGACGTCAGGCAGAAATTGGAGAGGG GGCTCAAAAGCTGCTGCGGCCCAACAGCTTGAGACTGGCAAGTGACTCAGATGCAGAGTCAGACTCTCGGGCAAGCTCTCCCAACTCCACCGTCTCCAACACCAGCACCGAGGGCTTCGGGGGCATCATGTCTTTTGCCA GCAGCCTCTATCGGAACCACAGTACCAGCTTCAGTCTTTCAAACCTCACACTGCCCACCAAAGGTGTCCGAGAGAAGGCCACACCCTTCCCCAGTCTGAAAG TATTTGGGCTAAATACTCTAATGGAGATTGTTACTGAAGCCGGCCCCGGGAGTGGTGAAG GAAACAGGAGGGCGTTAGTGGATCAGAAGTCATCTGTCATTAAACACAGCCCAACAGTGAAAAGAGAACCTCCATCACCCCAGGGTCGATCCAGCAATTCTAG TGAGAACCAGCAGTTCCTGAAGGAGGTGGTACACAACGTGCTGGACGGCCAGGGAGTTGGCTGGCTCAACATGAAAAAGGTGCGCCGGCTCCTGGAGAGCGAGCAACTGCGAGTCTTTGTCCTGAGCAAGCTGAACCGTACGGTGCAGTCAGAGGACGATGCCCGGCAGGACATTATCCCGGATGTG GAGGTCAGTCGGAAGGTGTACAAGGGAATGTTAGACCTCCTCAAGTGTACAATCCTCAGCCTGGAGCAGTCCTATGCTCATGCGGGTCTGGGTGGCATGGCCAGCATCTTTGGGCTTCTGGAGATCGCCCAGACCCACTACTATAGTAAAG aacCAGACAAGCGGAAGAGAAGTCCAACAGAAAGTGTAAATACCCCAGTTGGCAAGGATCCTGGCCTAGCTGGGCGGGGGGACCCAAAGGCTATGGCACAGCTGAGAGTTCCCCAGGTGGGACCTCGGGCACCAAGTGCCACAGGAAAGGGTCCTAAGGAACTGGACACCAGAagtttaaaggaagaaaattttataGCGTCTATTG GGCCTGAAGTAATCAAACCTGTCTTTGACCTTGGTGAGACAGAGGAGAAAAAGTCCCAGATCAGCGCAGACAGTGGTGTGAGCCTGACGTCTAGTTCCCAG AGGACTGATCAAGACTCTGTCATCAGCGTGAGTCCAGCTGTTATGATCCGCAGCTCAAGTCAGGATTCTGAA gtGAGTAATAGCTCTGGAGAGACTCTTGGAGCTGACAGTGACTTAAGCAGCAATGCAGGTGACGGACCAGGTGGCGAGGGCAGTGTTCACCTGGCAAGCTCTCGGGGCACTTTGTCTGATAGTGAAATTGAGACCAACTCTGCTACAAGCACCATCTTT GGTAAAGCCCATAGCTTGAAGCCAAGCGTAAAGGAGAAGCTGGCAGGCAGCCCCATTCGCACTTCTGAAGATGTGAGCCAGCGAGTCTATCTCTATGAGGGACTCCTAG GAAGGGACAAAGGATCCATGTGGGACCAGTTAGAGGATGCAGCTATGGAGACCTTTTCTATAA GCAAAGAGCGTTCTACTTTATGGGACCAAATGCAATTCTGGGAAGATGCCTTCTTAGATGCTGTGATGTTGGAGAGAGAAGGCATGGGTATGGACCAGGGTCCCCAGGAAATGATCGACAG GTACCTGTCCCTGGGAGAACATGACCGGAAGCGCCTGGAAGATGATGAAGATCGCTTGCTGGCCACCCTTTTGCACAACCTCATCTCCTACATGCTGCTGATGAAG GTAAATAAGAATGACATCCGCAAGAAGGTGAGGCGCCTAATGGGAAAGTCGCACATTGGGCTTGTGTACAGCCAGCAAATCAATGAGGTGCTTGATCAGCTGGCGAACCTG AATGGACGCGATCTCTCTATCTGGTCCAGTGGCAGCCGGCATATGAAGAAGCAGACATTTGTGGTACATGCAGGGACAGATACAAATGGAGATATCTTTTTCATGGAG GTGTGCGATGACTGTGTGGTGTTGCGTAGTAACATCGGAACAGTATATGAGCGCTGGTGGTACGAGAAGCTCATCAACATGACCTACTGTCCCAAGACCAAGGTGTTGTGCTTGTGGCGTAGAAATGGCTCTGAGACCCAGCTCAACAAGTTCTATACTAAAAAG TGTCGGGAGCTGTACTACTGTGTGAAGGACAGCATGGAGCGCGCTGCCGCCCGACAGCAAAGCATCAAACCCG GACCTGAATTGGGTGGCGAGTTCCCTGTGCAGGACATGAAGACTGGTGAGGGTGGCCTGCTGCAGGTCACCCTGGAAGGGATCAACCTCAAGTTTATGCACAATCAG GTTTTCATAGAGCTGAATCACATTAAAAAGTGCAATACAGTTCGAGGCGTCTTTGTCCTGGAGGAATTTG